The following coding sequences are from one Lolium rigidum isolate FL_2022 chromosome 6, APGP_CSIRO_Lrig_0.1, whole genome shotgun sequence window:
- the LOC124667858 gene encoding uncharacterized protein LOC124667858, with product MVAGFLEEQLCRWLRATELTCDRAALLVVKDPMFVMSFLMKKVGGYPSLADQLNVDAFLEQARSYNKDLLNPVGWYIRDTQTRELSHPLPVMRVREVDEWSRS from the exons ATGGTTGCCGGGTTCCTGGAAGAACAGCTGTGCAGGTGGCTCCGAGCTACGGAGTTGACATGCGATAGGGCAGCCCTTCTCGTAGTGAAAGACCCCATG TTTGTCATGTCGTTCCTGATGAAGAAGGTGGGAGGGTACCCATCCCTGGCGGACCAGCTGAATGTGGACGCCTTTCTGGAGCAGGCCCGCTCGTACAACAAGGACTTGTTGAATCCGGTTGGGTGGTACATCCG CGACACTCAGACGAGAGAGCTGTCACACCCTTTGCCCGTGATGCGAGTGCGAGAGGTGGACGAGTGGTCGAGGAGCTAG